Proteins encoded in a region of the Nitrospinota bacterium genome:
- a CDS encoding sigma 54-interacting transcriptional regulator, giving the protein MDEQTPKSAPKAPLDAAFLGNILDGIRDSIKILGRDFTVLFVNKSGLNSGGKELDKDALIGARCFEGFHGSQELCSYCVVKQVFDTGQPAFNTFTTQTGAQSSLKEVSVYPLTSASGSLDSVIEIVRDVTDLRRGMYPSEEFSDIISLDPKMMEVFRLMQSVAPTNSTVLIHGETGTGKELAARAIHRASKRAGKKFVAINCGALTDSLLETELFGHEKGSFTGAIARKIGKFELADKGTLFLDEIGNISQNMQVKILRALQEGEITRVGGNENIKVDVRYVCATNVDLREAVRKGEFREDLYYRINVVPVSLPPLRERQVDIQPIAEHYLRNFNEILGRNLMGFTSTAIDQMRSYFWPGNIRELKNLVERAAIMSKGPYVERLDIPAVSSGQTGAEGTGAMELKNVVARAEREYLVEILRRFNGNVTEASKHAGVNARTIHRKIKELGIDRE; this is encoded by the coding sequence ATGGACGAACAGACGCCCAAATCCGCCCCCAAGGCGCCGTTGGACGCGGCCTTCCTGGGCAACATCCTGGACGGCATCCGCGATTCAATAAAAATCCTCGGCCGCGATTTTACGGTGCTGTTCGTAAACAAATCGGGCCTTAACTCCGGCGGCAAGGAACTGGACAAGGACGCGCTCATCGGAGCCAGATGCTTCGAGGGTTTCCACGGCTCCCAGGAGCTTTGCTCGTATTGCGTGGTCAAGCAGGTGTTCGACACCGGCCAGCCGGCCTTTAACACATTCACCACGCAGACCGGAGCCCAAAGCTCCCTCAAGGAAGTGTCCGTCTATCCCCTCACCTCCGCATCCGGATCGCTGGACAGCGTCATAGAGATCGTCCGCGACGTAACGGACCTGCGCCGGGGGATGTACCCTTCCGAAGAATTCAGCGACATCATAAGCCTTGATCCGAAGATGATGGAGGTGTTCCGCCTGATGCAGTCCGTGGCGCCCACCAATTCCACCGTGCTGATCCACGGGGAGACAGGCACCGGCAAGGAACTGGCCGCCAGGGCCATCCACCGCGCGTCAAAACGGGCCGGAAAAAAATTCGTGGCCATCAACTGCGGCGCGCTCACCGACTCGCTTCTGGAGACGGAGCTTTTCGGCCACGAGAAAGGCTCTTTCACCGGAGCCATCGCAAGGAAGATAGGAAAGTTCGAACTGGCGGACAAAGGGACGCTCTTCCTCGACGAAATCGGGAACATATCCCAGAACATGCAGGTGAAGATATTGCGCGCCCTGCAGGAAGGGGAAATCACCCGGGTGGGCGGCAACGAAAATATAAAGGTGGACGTGCGTTATGTTTGCGCCACAAACGTGGACTTGAGGGAGGCGGTGCGCAAGGGGGAATTCCGGGAGGACCTTTATTACAGGATCAATGTGGTGCCGGTGAGCCTGCCACCACTGCGGGAACGGCAAGTGGACATACAACCGATTGCGGAGCATTACCTGCGCAACTTCAACGAAATCCTCGGCAGGAACCTGATGGGCTTCACCTCCACCGCCATAGACCAGATGCGAAGCTATTTCTGGCCGGGCAACATCCGGGAGTTGAAGAACCTTGTGGAGCGGGCCGCGATAATGAGCAAAGGGCCATATGTGGAGCGGCTGGACATACCGGCGGTGAGTTCCGGGCAAACCGGAGCGGAAGGAACAGGCGCCATGGAGCTAAAGAACGTGGTGGCCCGGGCGGAGCGTGAATATTTAGTGGAAATACTGCGCCGCTTCAACGGAAACGTGACCGAAGCGTCCAAACACGCCGGCGTGAACGCCCGCACGATACACAGAAAGATAAAAGAACTCGGAATAGACCGGGAGTGA
- a CDS encoding type II toxin-antitoxin system HicB family antitoxin has product MSYKASVVIEKDGNGYYAYCPELDGCQTQGGTLEEIIANMKEAVALYVETMSEEEIKERFSKEILTTSFEVAVG; this is encoded by the coding sequence ATGTCATACAAGGCAAGTGTGGTGATCGAAAAAGATGGAAACGGGTATTACGCATACTGCCCGGAGCTGGACGGATGCCAGACGCAGGGGGGGACGCTTGAGGAAATTATCGCCAACATGAAAGAGGCCGTGGCCCTTTATGTTGAGACAATGAGCGAGGAAGAAATAAAGGAGCGTTTCAGCAAGGAAATCCTCACCACATCTTTTGAGGTGGCGGTTGGCTAA
- a CDS encoding type II toxin-antitoxin system HicA family toxin: MAKTPRLTYRELESMLMKAGFELVRIKGSHRIFMKSASRVVVPFHSGGTLHPKIIKKALETIKASS, encoded by the coding sequence TTGGCTAAGACTCCAAGGCTGACCTATCGTGAACTCGAATCAATGTTGATGAAAGCGGGGTTTGAGCTGGTCAGGATCAAGGGGAGCCACAGGATATTCATGAAATCCGCGTCAAGGGTTGTGGTTCCTTTCCACTCCGGCGGCACATTGCATCCAAAAATAATCAAAAAAGCGCTGGAAACAATCAAGGCGTCGTCTTGA
- a CDS encoding prevent-host-death protein, protein MKIYTYSQARDKLADVLDESRKEEVVIRRRKGDMYLITPKARQESSPFEVNGLSGHKVSRKDILGALRESRRR, encoded by the coding sequence ATGAAGATATACACTTATTCGCAGGCCCGGGACAAACTTGCCGATGTTCTGGATGAATCGCGAAAAGAGGAAGTGGTCATCCGCCGCCGCAAGGGGGATATGTATCTGATCACGCCCAAGGCGCGTCAGGAAAGCTCCCCTTTTGAAGTGAACGGGCTTTCCGGGCATAAAGTTTCCCGCAAGGATATTCTCGGCGCGTTGCGGGAATCAAGGAGAAGGTGA
- a CDS encoding ABC transporter permease, protein MVTHRALHVWRRNFSVYLTHYKPSLVGNIGEPLLYLFTMGMGLGGYMSGIGGMPYINYIAPGLIVTTAMYSAVFECTFGSFTRMTVQGTYESIISTPVSLADLVVGEIMWGMTKSMISATVMVIVMTLFGLYAPGPGFLGIAVTVAFTGTLFAAAAICFSAISPSYDFFDYFFTLAVAPMFFLSGVFFPLDQFPDAVKWLSLTLPATHSVNLIRFFFHGSVGEGLVAAPVFLAAGALFFTWLAVRLVRKRIVV, encoded by the coding sequence ATGGTCACCCACAGGGCCCTCCACGTGTGGCGCAGGAACTTTTCAGTTTACCTTACACACTACAAGCCAAGCCTTGTCGGGAATATAGGCGAGCCGCTTTTGTACCTTTTCACCATGGGGATGGGGCTTGGCGGCTACATGAGCGGCATAGGCGGCATGCCGTACATAAACTACATCGCGCCGGGGCTTATCGTGACCACGGCGATGTACTCGGCGGTGTTCGAATGCACCTTCGGCTCGTTCACCCGGATGACGGTGCAGGGGACATACGAGTCCATCATATCCACCCCCGTGTCCCTTGCCGACCTTGTGGTGGGTGAGATCATGTGGGGGATGACCAAGTCCATGATATCCGCCACGGTGATGGTCATAGTGATGACGCTATTCGGGCTTTATGCCCCCGGCCCGGGATTTTTGGGCATAGCGGTCACCGTGGCGTTCACGGGGACGCTTTTCGCCGCGGCGGCCATATGCTTTTCGGCCATATCGCCAAGCTATGATTTTTTCGATTATTTTTTCACCCTGGCGGTGGCGCCGATGTTCTTCCTTTCAGGGGTGTTCTTCCCGCTCGACCAGTTCCCGGACGCCGTCAAATGGCTATCGCTGACGCTCCCGGCCACGCACTCCGTGAACCTCATCAGGTTTTTCTTCCACGGCTCCGTGGGTGAAGGGCTTGTCGCGGCTCCGGTATTTCTTGCGGCCGGGGCGCTGTTTTTCACGTGGCTCGCCGTCAGGCTTGTGAGGAAGAGGATAGTGGTGTGA
- a CDS encoding ABC transporter ATP-binding protein produces the protein MPSVMVNGAGIVKKFGSFTAVAGVDFSVMRGECFGFLGPNGAGKTSVMRMIQCLSPIDEGSITVDGMAAGKDDREIKAILGVAPQEESLDPDLSVMKNLVVFAGYFDIPRKTAEDKARALLDFFHLTQWRNHKIRALSGGMRRRLVIARALINDPSILILDEPTTGLDPSARLVIWRKLAELKRSGVTMILTTHYMEEAMRLCGRVAIMRDGRIMLTGEPERLIHEQLGDAVTELVCREGFESAAEEAISRTGLRFERMENSFVIFGPADGELDAIMARNGELGFVKTRRAPNLEDLFIKLTHKGHAGAAEGR, from the coding sequence ATGCCATCGGTTATGGTGAACGGGGCCGGTATCGTAAAAAAGTTCGGTTCCTTCACCGCCGTCGCCGGAGTGGACTTTTCCGTGATGCGGGGGGAGTGTTTTGGGTTTTTGGGCCCAAACGGGGCCGGCAAGACCTCCGTGATGCGTATGATCCAGTGCCTTTCGCCAATAGATGAAGGCTCCATCACCGTGGACGGCATGGCCGCCGGGAAAGACGACAGGGAAATAAAGGCGATCCTGGGCGTGGCGCCGCAGGAAGAAAGCCTGGACCCGGACCTGTCCGTGATGAAAAACCTCGTGGTGTTCGCCGGGTATTTCGACATCCCCCGAAAAACGGCGGAGGACAAGGCGCGGGCGCTTCTGGACTTTTTCCACCTTACCCAATGGCGCAACCACAAGATCAGGGCCCTTTCCGGCGGTATGCGCAGAAGGCTTGTGATCGCCCGGGCGCTTATCAACGATCCTTCCATCCTCATCCTCGACGAGCCGACCACCGGGCTGGACCCCTCCGCCCGGCTCGTAATATGGAGAAAGCTCGCCGAGCTCAAGCGCTCCGGAGTCACCATGATCCTCACCACCCATTACATGGAAGAGGCCATGAGGCTTTGCGGCAGGGTGGCGATCATGCGGGACGGGCGCATAATGCTCACCGGCGAGCCGGAACGGCTGATCCACGAGCAACTGGGGGACGCGGTGACGGAGCTTGTGTGCCGGGAAGGTTTTGAGAGCGCCGCCGAAGAGGCCATATCCCGGACCGGACTGCGGTTTGAGCGGATGGAGAACAGTTTCGTGATTTTCGGCCCCGCCGACGGAGAGCTTGACGCGATAATGGCGCGCAACGGCGAACTGGGCTTCGTGAAAACAAGACGCGCCCCGAACTTGGAGGACCTTTTCATAAAACTCACGCATAAAGGCCACGCAGGCGCGGCGGAGGGGAGATGA
- the fsa gene encoding fructose-6-phosphate aldolase, protein MKIFIDSADIKEIREANALGVVDGVTTNPSLVAKTGKDFRTVINEIVAEVDGPISAEVIALDCAGMLNEARELAKIHENIVVKIPMTTEGLKAVKTLTGEGIKTNVTLVFSANQALLAAKAGASYVSPFIGRLDDASHNGIEIIGQIMEIFSNYGFDTEVIVASVRNPLHVLESARMGADVATIPFSVITQLSRHPLTDVGIERFLKDWEKVPKS, encoded by the coding sequence ATGAAGATTTTCATAGACTCGGCGGACATAAAGGAAATCCGCGAAGCCAACGCCTTGGGCGTGGTGGACGGCGTCACCACCAATCCATCCCTGGTGGCCAAGACCGGCAAGGATTTTAGAACGGTCATCAACGAGATCGTGGCTGAGGTGGACGGCCCGATATCCGCCGAGGTGATAGCGCTCGACTGCGCCGGGATGCTCAATGAGGCGCGGGAGCTGGCCAAGATCCACGAGAACATCGTGGTGAAGATCCCGATGACCACCGAGGGGCTCAAGGCGGTGAAAACGCTCACCGGCGAGGGGATAAAGACCAACGTTACGCTGGTGTTCTCCGCAAACCAGGCTCTTCTGGCGGCCAAGGCGGGGGCATCGTATGTCTCCCCATTCATCGGCAGGCTGGACGACGCGTCGCACAACGGCATTGAGATCATCGGCCAGATAATGGAAATTTTCTCAAACTACGGGTTCGACACGGAGGTGATCGTCGCCTCGGTCCGCAACCCGCTCCATGTGCTTGAATCGGCCCGGATGGGAGCCGACGTGGCCACCATACCTTTCTCCGTTATCACCCAGCTTTCCCGCCATCCGCTCACGGACGTGGGGATAGAGCGGTTCTTGAAAGACTGGGAGAAGGTGCCAAAATCCTGA
- the fabD gene encoding ACP S-malonyltransferase: MSEKTAFLFPGQGSQFPGMGATFINSSPSAKRRVEEANDALGFDIGNIMAEGPEEELRLTANTQPAILLCSVIALEALLERKNIVPKAAAGHSLGEFSACYAAGAIGFSDAIRLVRKRGELMQSAVPVGVGAMAAIIGLEPAAVADVCAEAGGEVAPANFNSPEQTVIAGKTEDVAKAMEIAKSKGAKKALSLPVSAPFHTSMMKQAREGLAQFMESITINDPGFPVIRNVDSGLSATAADVRDGLVRQVTGCVQWVDSMKKLSGLGVARAYELGPGRVLAGLMKRIDKSVETVSIGSVEELDKAMEGANG, from the coding sequence ATGAGTGAAAAGACGGCGTTTTTGTTTCCCGGGCAGGGGTCGCAGTTCCCCGGCATGGGGGCAACTTTTATAAATAGCTCCCCATCCGCTAAAAGGCGGGTGGAAGAGGCCAACGACGCGCTGGGATTCGACATCGGCAATATCATGGCCGAGGGGCCGGAGGAGGAGCTTCGGCTCACCGCCAACACCCAGCCCGCCATATTGTTATGTTCTGTGATAGCCCTGGAGGCCCTGCTGGAAAGAAAAAACATCGTCCCGAAAGCCGCCGCAGGGCACAGCCTGGGGGAATTTTCGGCCTGTTACGCCGCCGGGGCCATAGGATTTTCGGACGCGATACGGCTTGTCCGCAAGAGGGGTGAACTGATGCAGTCCGCCGTGCCTGTTGGGGTGGGGGCCATGGCCGCCATAATAGGGCTGGAACCGGCCGCAGTGGCCGATGTCTGCGCGGAGGCGGGGGGAGAGGTGGCCCCGGCGAATTTCAACAGCCCGGAGCAGACGGTGATCGCCGGGAAAACCGAAGACGTGGCAAAGGCTATGGAGATAGCCAAATCGAAAGGGGCGAAAAAGGCCCTATCGCTCCCGGTCAGCGCCCCGTTCCACACATCCATGATGAAGCAGGCCCGCGAGGGGCTGGCGCAGTTTATGGAGTCGATAACGATCAACGATCCCGGATTCCCGGTTATCCGCAATGTGGACTCCGGGCTTTCCGCCACCGCCGCCGACGTGCGCGACGGGCTTGTCCGGCAGGTGACCGGGTGTGTCCAGTGGGTGGACTCCATGAAAAAGCTTTCCGGCCTTGGCGTGGCCAGGGCATATGAACTGGGGCCGGGCAGGGTGCTGGCGGGGCTTATGAAAAGGATAGACAAGTCTGTGGAGACGGTGTCCATCGGCTCCGTGGAGGAACTGGACAAGGCTATGGAGGGGGCTAATGGATAG
- the fabG gene encoding 3-oxoacyl-[acyl-carrier-protein] reductase, with product MDRLKGNAAIITGAARGIGKGLAEAFAREGADLVLVTRSNPLDEILAACRAYGVRAEGMTGDVGDSSFAKTVVAKCSELYARADILVNNAGITKDGLLVRMKEEDFDEVIRVNLKGTFNMTQAAAAVMMKQRRGRVINITSIVGQTGNAGQVNYAASKAGMAGMTMSAAKELAGRGITVNAIAPGFITTDMTGALPDKLKEKILEAIPLGRFGEVADIAHAAVYLASEEAAYVTGQTISVNGGMAMGV from the coding sequence ATGGATAGGTTAAAGGGGAACGCCGCGATAATCACCGGAGCGGCCCGGGGGATAGGAAAAGGCTTGGCGGAAGCGTTTGCCCGGGAAGGGGCGGACCTTGTGTTGGTGACGCGGTCCAACCCGCTGGACGAGATACTCGCCGCGTGCCGGGCATATGGCGTGCGCGCGGAAGGGATGACAGGCGACGTGGGGGATTCATCCTTCGCCAAAACCGTGGTGGCAAAATGTTCGGAGCTTTACGCCAGGGCGGACATTTTGGTGAACAACGCCGGGATCACCAAGGACGGGCTTCTGGTGCGGATGAAAGAAGAAGATTTCGACGAAGTCATCCGGGTGAACCTTAAAGGGACGTTTAACATGACCCAGGCCGCCGCCGCCGTGATGATGAAACAGAGGCGGGGCAGGGTGATAAACATCACCTCAATAGTGGGGCAGACGGGGAACGCCGGGCAGGTAAACTACGCCGCCTCCAAGGCGGGCATGGCCGGGATGACCATGTCGGCGGCAAAAGAGCTTGCGGGGCGGGGGATAACGGTGAACGCCATCGCCCCCGGATTTATAACAACGGACATGACCGGCGCGCTGCCGGACAAGCTTAAAGAGAAGATTCTGGAGGCAATACCACTGGGGCGGTTCGGCGAAGTTGCCGATATCGCCCATGCCGCGGTGTACCTGGCTTCGGAGGAAGCGGCGTATGTCACCGGCCAGACGATATCGGTAAACGGCGGTATGGCGATGGGGGTGTGA
- the acpP gene encoding acyl carrier protein translates to MAIAEKVKEIIVEQLQVDVAKVVPAAKFDTDLNADSLDVVELVMAFEEAFDIEIPDEDAEKIQTVQQAVDYITNATAGKA, encoded by the coding sequence ATGGCTATAGCCGAGAAAGTTAAGGAGATCATCGTCGAGCAACTTCAGGTGGACGTGGCCAAGGTTGTGCCAGCCGCCAAGTTCGACACCGATCTTAACGCCGATTCGCTGGACGTGGTGGAGCTTGTGATGGCCTTTGAGGAGGCTTTCGACATAGAGATCCCCGACGAGGACGCGGAGAAGATACAGACCGTCCAGCAGGCGGTTGACTATATCACCAACGCCACCGCCGGCAAGGCGTAA
- the fabF gene encoding beta-ketoacyl-ACP synthase II: MMKNVVVTGLGMVTPLGIGVAETWKGITAGKSGIGLITRFDASEYPVRIAGEVKGFDPLNYIDGKEVKKMDTFIQFAIAATRFAFEDAGIDVHNMPSHERDRMGAIIGAGIGGLPEIESTAKILRERGPRRVSPFFIPAVLANMAAGQVSIHYGLRGPSSCPVTACTTGSSAIGDAGRLIERGDADVIVAGGAEAAITGLGIAGFAAAKALSKRNDEPEKASRPFDADRDGFVMGEGCGVVVLERRERAVARGARIYADLIGYGMSSDAYHMTSPPPEGDGALAAMNHAIRDAGILPDQIGYINAHATSTMADAIETLAVKRAFGEHAHKLVVSSTKSMTGHLLGAAGGIEAIFTIKALETGIIPPTINLDNQDPACDLFYAPNKAVERKIDYALSNSFGFGGVNGSLIFGRHGA; encoded by the coding sequence ATGATGAAAAATGTCGTGGTGACCGGCCTTGGGATGGTGACACCCCTTGGCATAGGTGTGGCCGAGACCTGGAAGGGGATAACCGCCGGCAAGTCCGGCATTGGCCTTATCACCAGGTTTGACGCCTCCGAATATCCCGTGCGGATCGCAGGGGAGGTGAAAGGCTTCGACCCGTTGAACTATATAGACGGGAAAGAGGTCAAGAAGATGGACACCTTCATCCAGTTCGCCATCGCCGCCACCCGGTTCGCCTTCGAGGACGCCGGGATAGACGTCCACAACATGCCGTCCCATGAGCGCGACAGGATGGGGGCGATAATAGGCGCCGGGATCGGCGGCCTGCCGGAGATAGAAAGCACGGCGAAAATCCTTAGGGAACGCGGCCCGCGCAGGGTGTCGCCTTTCTTCATCCCGGCCGTTTTGGCGAACATGGCGGCGGGGCAGGTGTCCATCCACTACGGGCTGCGGGGGCCCTCTTCTTGCCCGGTGACGGCCTGCACCACGGGATCTTCCGCCATAGGCGACGCCGGGCGGTTAATCGAGCGTGGTGACGCGGACGTGATAGTGGCCGGCGGGGCGGAAGCGGCCATTACCGGGCTTGGCATAGCCGGATTCGCCGCCGCCAAAGCGCTTTCTAAAAGAAACGACGAGCCGGAAAAGGCCAGCAGGCCCTTTGACGCGGACCGGGACGGATTCGTGATGGGCGAAGGGTGCGGCGTGGTGGTGCTGGAGCGCCGGGAGCGCGCGGTGGCCCGTGGCGCAAGGATATACGCCGACCTTATCGGATACGGAATGAGTTCGGACGCCTATCACATGACATCCCCACCGCCGGAAGGGGACGGCGCATTGGCCGCCATGAACCACGCAATACGGGACGCCGGGATACTGCCGGACCAGATAGGTTATATAAACGCCCACGCCACTTCCACCATGGCCGACGCCATAGAGACCCTGGCGGTGAAGCGGGCATTCGGGGAGCATGCCCACAAGCTTGTCGTGTCGTCCACAAAGTCCATGACCGGGCACCTTCTGGGCGCCGCAGGGGGGATCGAGGCGATTTTCACCATCAAGGCGCTTGAGACCGGGATCATTCCCCCCACAATCAACCTGGACAATCAGGATCCGGCTTGCGACCTTTTCTACGCCCCCAACAAGGCGGTGGAGCGCAAGATAGATTACGCGCTTTCCAACTCGTTCGGGTTCGGCGGGGTGAACGGCAGCCTTATTTTCGGACGGCACGGCGCCTGA
- the sfsA gene encoding DNA/RNA nuclease SfsA: protein MVYIENPVPAKIVRKMNRFLCRVLTGKGETSAHIPNSGRLTELLTPGAQALLEPSTNPERKTRYTLRSVKYGGRWVCVDSSVPNRVAERMVESGKWTMFAGYRVKRREATIGHHRFDLLLEGAGKKPMIVEVKSATLVNGDTAMFPDAPTERGKSHVEYLAELLDEGYDCAVLFVIGRSGVARFTPNAATDPGFAASLKAAWLAGVKVMAVTCAVGERTIHAAVEIPVAWDG, encoded by the coding sequence ATGGTCTATATAGAAAATCCCGTCCCGGCGAAAATCGTCCGCAAAATGAACAGGTTCCTTTGCCGCGTCCTTACCGGCAAGGGGGAGACCTCCGCCCATATCCCGAATTCCGGCAGGCTGACGGAACTTTTGACCCCCGGCGCGCAGGCATTGCTGGAACCTTCAACGAATCCGGAGCGCAAGACCCGCTATACCCTGCGTTCCGTAAAATATGGCGGACGATGGGTTTGTGTGGACTCGTCGGTACCGAACCGGGTGGCGGAGCGGATGGTGGAAAGCGGCAAATGGACGATGTTCGCCGGATACCGCGTAAAGCGGCGGGAGGCCACCATCGGCCATCACAGGTTCGACCTTTTGCTCGAAGGGGCTGGCAAAAAGCCGATGATCGTGGAAGTCAAATCGGCGACGCTGGTCAATGGGGACACAGCCATGTTTCCCGACGCGCCTACGGAACGGGGAAAATCCCACGTGGAATATCTGGCCGAATTGCTGGATGAAGGATATGACTGCGCGGTTTTGTTCGTCATCGGCCGTTCCGGCGTGGCCCGGTTTACGCCCAACGCCGCCACCGATCCCGGATTCGCCGCGTCGCTCAAGGCCGCGTGGCTGGCAGGAGTGAAAGTGATGGCGGTGACTTGCGCCGTTGGGGAACGCACGATCCATGCGGCGGTGGAAATACCTGTGGCATGGGACGGGTGA
- a CDS encoding NTP transferase domain-containing protein, giving the protein MNFNVIMAGGKGTRFWPLSRENRPKQTLPIAGESTMIQATLERIIPIAPPERTIVITGASHVDEIRFQLPRVPPENVIAEPAGRNTAPCVALAAMIVAKRDPGGIMAVFPADHVVTRPDELVHVARMLVNVLDKFPGSLGTIGIKPAYPETGYGYIKRGDDMAPSIFKVERFLEKPDAAAAAEYVKSGGYYWNAGMFFWRADTILKELDDAMPRLMKEMWPIRRAIGTDDFETVMREVYPTLESQSIDYGVMEKAGREGKVIVAAADPGWNDVGSWRSLYDLMEPDAEGNRARGKLIAVDARGVLAHNGNRLVAVVGVDNVVVVETDDAILVLNREKAQDVRQVTEKLRQMGMKEYL; this is encoded by the coding sequence ATGAACTTTAACGTGATAATGGCAGGCGGCAAGGGAACGAGGTTCTGGCCCCTTTCGCGCGAAAACCGGCCCAAGCAGACGCTCCCCATAGCGGGGGAGTCCACCATGATCCAGGCGACGCTGGAAAGGATCATCCCGATAGCGCCGCCGGAACGCACCATCGTCATCACCGGCGCGTCCCACGTGGATGAAATCCGTTTTCAGCTTCCGCGGGTCCCGCCTGAAAACGTCATCGCCGAACCGGCCGGGCGCAACACCGCGCCATGCGTGGCCCTGGCGGCGATGATCGTGGCCAAGCGCGATCCGGGGGGGATAATGGCGGTGTTCCCGGCGGACCATGTGGTGACCCGGCCCGATGAGCTTGTGCATGTGGCCAGAATGCTTGTCAACGTTCTGGACAAATTCCCGGGGTCGCTCGGGACCATCGGAATCAAGCCAGCCTACCCCGAGACAGGCTACGGATATATAAAGCGGGGGGACGACATGGCGCCATCCATTTTCAAGGTGGAGCGCTTCCTTGAAAAGCCGGACGCCGCCGCCGCGGCCGAGTACGTCAAGTCCGGCGGCTATTACTGGAACGCCGGGATGTTCTTCTGGCGGGCGGACACGATATTAAAAGAGCTCGACGACGCGATGCCGCGCCTGATGAAGGAGATGTGGCCGATACGCCGGGCAATAGGGACGGACGATTTTGAAACCGTGATGCGAGAGGTTTATCCAACCCTCGAATCGCAGTCCATAGACTATGGCGTGATGGAAAAAGCCGGGCGCGAGGGGAAAGTGATCGTGGCGGCGGCGGACCCGGGATGGAACGACGTTGGGTCGTGGCGGAGCTTGTACGATCTTATGGAGCCGGACGCGGAAGGAAACCGGGCGCGGGGCAAACTCATCGCCGTGGACGCCAGGGGCGTTTTGGCCCATAACGGCAACCGGCTGGTGGCGGTGGTGGGCGTTGACAACGTGGTGGTGGTGGAGACGGACGACGCCATACTCGTGCTAAACCGCGAAAAGGCCCAGGATGTGCGCCAGGTGACGGAGAAGCTCAGGCAGATGGGGATGAAGGAGTATTTGTAG
- a CDS encoding Txe/YoeB family addiction module toxin, which produces MISFTGGAWEDYLHWSRTDRKKLARINELIKDIQRDPFRGIGKPEPLKHALAGYWSRRIDDMHRLVYKVDASGGLVILQCRYHY; this is translated from the coding sequence GTGATTAGCTTTACCGGCGGCGCGTGGGAGGACTATCTTCACTGGAGCCGGACAGACCGCAAGAAACTCGCCCGGATCAACGAACTGATCAAAGATATCCAGCGCGATCCCTTCAGGGGCATCGGGAAACCGGAGCCGTTGAAGCATGCTCTGGCGGGTTACTGGTCGCGCCGCATAGACGATATGCATCGTCTGGTGTACAAGGTGGACGCTTCCGGCGGCCTTGTCATCCTCCAATGCCGTTACCATTACTGA
- a CDS encoding type II toxin-antitoxin system prevent-host-death family antitoxin: MRTMTYTAARNKLARTINEVTRDHAPVVITRQKGEAAVLMSLDDYNAFEETAYLLRSPANAARLLKAAREAEKGKARKRKLVAGD, from the coding sequence ATGAGAACGATGACCTATACAGCCGCCCGGAACAAGCTTGCCAGGACCATCAACGAAGTGACCCGGGACCATGCTCCGGTGGTTATCACAAGGCAAAAGGGAGAGGCCGCTGTGCTCATGTCCCTGGACGACTATAACGCCTTCGAGGAGACCGCCTACCTGCTGCGAAGCCCGGCAAACGCGGCCCGGCTGCTAAAGGCGGCGCGGGAGGCGGAAAAAGGAAAGGCACGGAAGCGGAAGCTTGTCGCCGGTGATTAG
- a CDS encoding DUF465 domain-containing protein translates to MQVAEHESAFANLMATNPDFRKLAGEHSSLERLVGGIVRKKVVSADDEMELSRLKKLKLAAKDKMDRIMSEAIK, encoded by the coding sequence ATGCAAGTAGCGGAACATGAATCAGCCTTCGCCAACCTTATGGCCACAAACCCCGATTTCAGGAAACTTGCGGGGGAGCATTCATCGCTGGAAAGGCTGGTGGGCGGGATTGTCCGTAAAAAAGTGGTGTCGGCGGACGACGAGATGGAGCTGTCAAGGCTCAAAAAACTGAAACTGGCCGCCAAGGACAAGATGGACAGGATCATGAGCGAGGCGATCAAATAG